The DNA sequence CATCCCAACTCCCATCCCaaaacacccagagctcccacCACCCCTCTGTTGCTGTTGGCCACGGCTTGGGCACAACAGAGCCCCATCTCACCCGTCAAAGGCACTGCCTTCAAAGCACCACCTCCTCCTCTCTGTTGCCCCCATTTCCAGCATCTTTGGGTTGAAAAATGGCCGGGGAGGGTTTGGCAGAGGAGCCTCGTGCAGATTATTCAACAATTGTTTCCCATTTTGCGCCCTCGCCTGCCTCATCCTCCAGTAACAATGACGAAGAGCGGCGCGGAGCCAGCGCCCGCGGCAGGGGTGTTGAGATCAGGGACAGCACAAAAATATCTCCTCTCTGGAACAAATATTTACCAACCCTTCTGCCTTTTGTTCTTGTGGTtctcatatattttttttttaatttctttttttccagacatTCACTGGCAAAATGTCACACTAAGAAGCAACCCAGAAACTTCGGGGTAGctgcttggctgctctgggctttgttTTTCTCGCGCGCTAATTGTTAATGAATATCCAGCCATTTAAGCCAATGCAAACCTGGGAGAAAACGATCTTTTCAGCCCTGGCTTTGGGGCTTTACGGGGCTTTGCAAAATCCAGGTGGTGGATAAGGAAAATGTGCATCATCCTGCAGAATGAGGTGCAGGAGCCAACCTGGAGTGGAACGTGACAGAGCCAAAGCGGGAGCTGGCATTGTCTGAGCTGCCAGCACcactccagggctgcagcagggaggtcTCCATTCCTGGATGGGGATAAGTTCAATGGGGGTGAGTGCCATGGTACCCCCATCCCTGGTCAGCTCCTCACCAAACTCCTTCTCCCTCATCTGCACCACCACAGGTTTTTCTTGTTTCCCTTCAAAATCATAATGCCCCTCATGTCCACTTTTATGGCAGCCAAACACGAACATGTGGTTATTTTATGGGTGTTGTGTTTAAAGAAGGGAGGGACAAACCCCTCCTCTTCTGGAACATAAACTCAGATCTTTGGTTAATAATTAGCCATGGCCATAAAACCCTTGATGTAGGAGCAAGTGGATCTCACACCAGAagcactgctgggctgtcaTCTCACCCCAGTGCTGACCACCCTCCACCATCCCCTCCTGTCCACTCCAGGATGGTTGTGCCACCCTCCACCTATCCCCGTCgcctcctgcccctcttcctggggctgttccagggtgccctgctcctcttcttTGCCCTCTTCGTCACCTATGATGAGCCCTCAGCGCAGGCGGAGGATACCAGCTTGGTGGCCAACCAGGTCTACAGCACCTTCCCCTTCTTCCAGGACATCCAGGTGATGCTGGTGGTGGGGCTGGGACTCCTGCTGACCTTCCTGCCCCGCTACGGGCTCAGCGCCCTCACCCACAACTTCCTCCTGCTCAACTTCTCCATGCAGTGGGCgctggtgctgcagggcctgCTGCACCACTTCCACCACGGCCAGATCCACCTGGACCTGCACAAACTCCTCCTGTCTGTGTTCGCTGCTGTGACAGTGCTCATCTCTGTGGGGGCCATCCTGGGGAGGGCCAGCCCCTGCCAACTGCTCGTCATGGCCACCTGTGAGATCCCCCTGTACCTGGCCAGCGAGTGGGTCATTGTCACCTGCCTGGGCGTTCAGGATGTGGGTGGCACCATCACCATCCACATCTTCTCCTGCTATTTTGGCCTTGGCGTGTCCAAGGCTCTGTTCAGGGCaacacagcagccactgcaccCCAAGGAGACCCCAACAACCAGCTCTGACCTCATGTCCGTGGTGGGGACACTCATCCTCTGGGTTTTCTGGCCCAGCTTCGTGGCTGTCCTCTGCCAGCCGGGCGATGCCCAGCACCGTGCCATCCTAAACACCCTCCTGGCCATGAGTGCCAGTGCCATAACCACCATGGTGGCCTCCAGCCTGCTGGACAGGGACGGCAAGCTCAGACCCGGCCACCTGCAGAACGGCAGCCTGGCCGGCGGGGTGGCCATCGGCGTGCTGGCCGAAATGCCCGTGCCCCCCGCGGCcgccctggccctgggcagcctctcgGCCGTGCTGTGTGTCCTCGGCTTCAGGTTCCTCACCCCGCTCCTGGCGAGGAAACTCACGCTCCACGACCAGTGCGGCATCCACAACCTGCACGGCTTGCCCGGCATCCTCGGTGCCGCAGCCAGCGTCGTGGCCGTGCTGGTGGCACCCAAGGACACTGCCGGGTCCCATCCCTCTCAGCTGTCCCCCGCTGGGGGCAATGCCAGCGAGGCGGTGCTGGAGGGGCAGTGGGGGTCCCGAGGGGCGGGCGGGCAGGCGCTGTGCCAGGCGGCAGGGCTGGCCGTGGCCGTGGCTGCCTCGCTGCTGGCCGGGCTGCTCACCGGGAGCGCCCTccggctgccctgcctggcccgGCCGCCCGAGCGCCTCTGCTTCGAGGATTCGCTGTATTTTAAGATCCACGATCAGGCTGAGAGCCCGGGGCCAGACTGCAGCGCTGAGGAAGGAGCCCTGGCTCTGAAGGAGCAAGTTTAGGCAGTGGTGTGAGTGCAGCAGCAGCGAGGGCCAGAGAATGTTACCGGCAGGATCTatctcctgcctgctctccctcctgccccatgcCTGGAGCCAGCTGTGGAGGATGCCGGCACAGCTGGGTCAGCACCGCAGCACAGATCGCCTCTCTGTCCTCCTACCCTGCAGCTGCAATCCCCCTCCCGTgtcccagtggctcccagcgTCCATtcactcccagcagcagccagagaagCGACCTGCTCAGGATTGTCTCTCCCAGGATGGTCAATAGCCCCCAAGGAGCCCAGACAGCCACTCTCCAGGGCACTGGCCTCGGCTGCTTCACTCCCAGCGAGCGGCATCACCCTCAGTGCTCACCCCGACCCTCAGCTGCAGATTCCCCTGCCCACGACGGGCAgcacctggaggaggctgcCAGCTCAGGCCACAGCTACAGGAAAGGAACTCAGCGTCCACTGCCCGGAATGtggaactgcagcagcagggagatggCCCCAAGCAAAGGACTTTACAGGGATCTGATAACCTGAGCTGGGCAATTCACCCTCCAGGAGAGTTTGCAAAGGGAAGCGTCAACCCTTTTTACCACTGGTGCGGTAATGAGGACGCGGCCCAAGCACGGCGAGGAGCCTCGGAAAGAGAGCCAGGATGCAGGAGGCTCCCGCAGCCCGCAGCACCCTCATCCCACCCCgaagctggagctgggaaagctACGCCAGCATCCCAGGAAGAGCAGcggccccatcccatcccagcacgGGCAGCGAGCCCCTTCCACCCTGCGGAGGACAAAGGCTGCGGTCCATGGCTGGCATGCGGCAAGCTGGGAGCGCGGGGCCGCATCCTGCCCGGGGAGCGAGGGCTGTGATTCACATCCCCCCGCCGTGAATCACCGCTGCCCCTGCGCCCCCTCCGATCCCTGCCGAGACAATGCGGGCCGTGCTCCCGAGGGGGTCGAGGCCACGGAGCCCCCAGCGCTGGGGCAGGACTGGGGGGCTGCCGGCGAGGTTGGGGGTCCCCAACCCCGGGCgggtgggagaggggctggatcCGGTGCAGCCCCAGGCGGAGCCAACACCAAGAGGGAGAGAGGCTGGGGAATTCGTCCTCCAATAATCACAAACAGGCCTGGGGGGCCGGGCGTGTTTGGTTAATTGTTAGAATAAAATATTGCCGAGCTCTGACAAAGAAATCCTGCCCCGCAGCCCGGCGCGGCCGAACAATGGGCCCCGGCGCAGGATGCTGCGGGCTGAGCGCTGGGGCCAGGGGCCTTGGGGGCGGGAGGCAGCTCCATTCCCCCTTCCCCAAACGAGCCCCAGAAGCCCCTCATCTTCTTGGCAGCTCGGTGGGGATGTGCCCCATGACAGCGGAGCCATCGGAGCGGGGACCGGCCCTGCCCATCAATGCCTGGATCCCGCTGGGTGCTGAGAGCCGCCGGGACCGGGGAGCCGCGATCCCACCGGGGCCTAATGGGCAGCACCAGGCCCCGTGAGAGCCCcgcagcccaggctgccccgTGTCGGGGCCTGCCGGGTCAGATGGCAGCTCCGACGGCACGGGaagagggacacggggacagcggCACCGGGGCTCAGACACCCGTTCGGGGAGGTGGAGGGGAGCCACATGCACAGGCGTTTACACACCTGTAATCACACACACGTgtgtgcacagccctgcactcaCAACACtcacagcagcccaggcctGTGCCcagacacacatgcacacacctGCATGTGATGCACgagcacacaggcacacacacacacatgtacacTCATATGTGTACGCACACACGTGTACACACCTGCATgtgatgcacacacacatatacacacacatttgtgcacacacacacatgcacacacttgCATGTgatacacagacacacatgaacccacacacatgtacacacacacacatgctcaCACCTGCATgtgatgcacacacacacatgcatgcacacatctgtgcacacacatgcGCACACccacacatgtgcacacacacccaGCACCCACTCACACCCACACGCCCCGAGGCTGTGAACCTCTCTTGCTGTCGGGGACAGCggagcagcagctttccagcatCTCCCGGCCCTTCCCGGCGAGGATGAGGCCGCAGCTCCCGCCGAGCAGCCCGCGGCAGCCAGCGGGGGAGCGAGCAGCGAGGGGAACACACCCGGAGCCGGGCCGGGCACACCCCGCCTCCCGGCTGGCATGTCCTGGCACGGGCACCCCGGCACGCCGCGGCACAATCTGGTCGGCAGATGCTCCAAAAACCAGCAAGAGGCCCAAGAAATgatggggggaggggggggtcAGCGCTTTCCCACTGCCCACAGAGGCTTAGGCACCCGGTGACCCACGGCCAGGACCCACCTGGGTCACGACACGGCTCCATCGGTCCCGGCCATCCCTCCTCCCTGAGACccactgtgctgctctgcctctgggtgtgctgcccagagctccccgCTCCTCCAAACCAGCCTCTCTCCAAAGGATGGAGCAGTCAGATATTTTGCAGAGCCTCCAGCATTTATCACACTGTAAATCTGGGCTTTCAGCAGCTTCACGAAGCTGCAGGGAGATGGGAGAGAACAAAacgctgctctgctccatcatCAGACACAGCCTGcgtgtgccagggctgccaggggctgggcccccagccctgctgcagagggactgaGCATTGAAGCAGAGGGTTTATGTGGGCAAGGGCCCCCAGAGCCAAGaggggctgctggcaccccAAGATGGTGACGGCCTGGGGACAGCTGCGTTTTGGTGGGACAGTGGTGGTGAGGAGGGCTGAAATGTGCCTCTGTGGAACCACAGCAGCCCCTCTGGCCCAGGCATGCTCCCCCAGTGTGCCCCAtgcacagctcctgggcacGGTACCCTGGTGTggacccacagcacagcagctgggcatTGCACCCCTGTATGGGCCCAGGGCACGGTGCCCCACTCAGCTCCCCCAGAGCAGTGCCCCAGAGCAGTGCCCCCCtcactgggctctgctgctgcctctgagcttAGCCCTGAGCTGGGTTGGGATGCAGCCCAGTGGTCCTGGCAGGGAGCACCAGCCCCCATGCTCGCCCCCATCCCCGTCCCCGCAGCCACTCCACCAAGCCCCATCTCCCAGGGGACCCTGCTGTGATTGCAAaacaggcagggaggggaggaagccGGGGCTGTGCTGCGCACACAGCGCTCGGATGCAGCTGGCAGAGTGAGCCGGGCACAGggcgcagggcagggctgtgggcacggccaggagcccccaggccctgaGTGCCCTCGGCTCCAGCACCCTGCGCAGCCCCTGCCACATCCctgagggcacacaggggcacacagggaccccgggtgaggcaggggctggctaggccctgagctgctgccaagtgcctggcacagcacggGGGGActggggggctgtggcagcGGCTGGAGGCACATGAGAGCGGCCCCCCCAGAGCCactgggagcacacagagctgccctcGAAGGAAATGCGCTCACTCCCATGTGCTGCACACTTGGGTTCGCCTCGCTGCTATTTTTATTTGACTTTTCAGGGCCTGTTTCCTTTTTCCGGCTGTTTTTGCTGTGATTCCACCATCACAACGACCTcgtttttccccctccctccctgttgcttcttccttcactctttccttcctttccatgCACTCATTCCCACTGCCACAccaggctcccagcagcagctgcctgtgagGGAAGGGGCAGTAAAGGGAAGTGGTTTTTGCTCTGGTTTATCTGGGAAGGTGCTGACAGGTCACTGAAGGGGGGACTTTGCTCCAGCCTTGATAAAGAGAAAGGCTGGGAGTCACCCTGTCCCAAGCCAGTGTCCCCATGCTGTTGGTGCCTGAGCTGTCAGGTCCTGCCGTGGCCCCCAGCCTCATCCATGGGATATCCAATGTCAGTAGGGCTATTTTGGGATGCTGGTGGTTTGTGGAGGGACCCTGGTTGGGATAAGGGAgaaggaataagaaaaaaaccctaggAACTGAACCAGTGCCAAACCTCCTGTGGGGGGGGGAGCAGAAAGGGCAGCACCGGCtcccgaggaggaggaggatggagctgagAGGAAGGAGCGCAGGCATTATGGGGCCAGCCGGGGAGGAGCACGGCTCCAGGAGGGCTCTGGCATTGggatgagctgagctgtggctcCCTGGATGGCCCCTGGTGCCAGCCTGCCCCGTGCCAGGCACACAGCATCTTCAGGGACCCACAAGATCACCATTCTCAGGCTGCACCCCCTGCTCTGACCCCAAACCAGGGTCCTTGTCCTGCCCCATCAAATCCAGCCATCCTGCCTGCACCCTGTACACCCCAGAgactctgctgtgcccagggcagggagggctctcACCCACCCACCCCTGCTCATGgagcccttccagctcctcccagcccaaTTTCCAGAGGGAATTGCAGGGGGTGGGCAAGGACCCCTGAGCACCCCttgcctttcccttcccgaatCCCCCCTTCCTAGTTTGAACCCCCAGAAACGCCTAGGGAAAGCTTCCCCCCACCTCCCCCGGGGCATGGGGGGTACCCCACTCCCTGCAGCGCTCAGTGAACCCCTGGCACGGCCCTGTCCGGCCCGGGCTCGGTGGGGACGGGGGCCGGCGATGCTGGCGTGGCCGTGGGAACAGCCGGCGTGGGCAGTGCCCggctctgctcagcacacacagcccgCTGCTGCCATCTCGTGTCCTCCGCAGCCCCTCGGGGCGGGGACAGCAGCACACGGCCGAGACgggctggggaaactgaggcacgggcaCACCGGGGccggggaaactgaggcacgggcaCGCTGgggtggggaaactgaggcagaccCTCCAGGCTGTTGCTCCAGAGGAAATGTCCTTACAAAAAAGCAGTTCGTTGTTTCcattgccccatcccagggatgcAGATAGAgtgagcagaggcaggaggtcACGGTGCCCTCCCCTGCTGTGGGCTTCTGCCTGGGCTTCCATGGCCAGAGCCAACACTGTGCCAGCTCCATCCACAGCATAAGAGCCCCTGGATCACCAGATGAAGCATCCAAAGCACTTCCAGGGAAGGAGAGGTTTTATTTCTGGCTTCCCAGAGGCTGTTTGCTGCCCAACAATGCAGTGGAGGCCACAggcaggctgctggcagagcagagtgACAAAGGAGGATGCCCTTCACCCCACACCccaccatccctccctgctggggcaCCCACAGTGCCAAGCACTCAGTTCCCTCCACAGTGCTGCCTGTCACCGAGGCTCAGCCTTGCCCTCAAGCCCCCTCACTGCCTGGCATTTTTGGGTATCAGAACCCCCCAGGCTTCCCCAGTGATGCACCTTTATTTCCCTGCCCACTGAGGGTGCCCggctgctctgcacaccccagcagtgcctcagggACACTGTCCCCATGCACAGCCCTGGTAACCTCAGAGCCTTGCAGATCACTGTGgcctcagctccagcagagcccccagagcagagccatggCCCCACATGTCCTCTTCCTGCCCCAAAACACATCCATTGTCCTCAagagagcagcaggtgctgcagggtCGGGAGCAGCTGAGAATCCGCACCTCACCTTCTCCTTTTGgttctttcccttcttctccccagtGTTTCTAGTGCTCCAGGAGTCTGCCACagccatcccacagcagcccaacctgccagccccagccaggagTGGTGGATCGGGTGCCTGGGCACGGCTTGGAGCAGGAGGATGAATCCAGCCCTCAGGGCTGAGTCTGTCCCAGCTTCCCAAACCAGCCCCGGGGCTGGAGCAGCGCATCCATCCCCCGGTGGGAGGCCAGGCCGTTCCTACGAGTCCCAGGAGGTTTGGCGGGGAGCGTGCAGGGCGTTGAGCTTCTCCCAGCAGGTCTGCAGCCTCTCCGCCTTCCTGCCGAGGTCCCGCAGCCGCTGCTGCCTCCTGCGGGCCGGCTgccgccgcggggccgggccggggtgCGCGGGGCTCTGCGGTCCGTGCGCCCGGGGAGGGGACagaaacccccccccccccccgcatCACAGAGATATTAGTCAGGGGACAAAAGGCGCCACACACATGGCTGAGGTGGTCAAACTGCCTATGGTCATGGTGTCAGGTCCCCAAGATCCCCCCAAAGGTGGCTGTCCCTGTCTGAGCTGGCAGTGTACACCCCACAGCACACCCACGGACACCAGAGCAgatctccagagcagcagcagctccatccacaCCAGCAGACCCCAGGCAAGGCTGTCTCCAGCCAATGTCCCTGGCAGTGGCAGGGAGGgcagtcccagccctgtgccagggtcaggcagagctgggagttgGCATCCACCGCCCTTGGTTTTCCCTGCTGGCTGATGAACTGCTGGTGCTGCCATAGGGATCTCCTGAATGGGGATTGCCCAGCAGACCCTCAGAGATGCCAGAGGAACCCAGACCAGCCCACAGGGGAGAAATCCCAATTCTTGCCTATGAGCACTCAGGAGCAAGAGCAGGACAGGGTGAATGCACCCACAGGGTGAGAAATCCCACCAGGACAAAGGCCCTGTGTTCCCCTCAGCCATGGCATCGTGGCACATGTGGAAAAACCCACTTGGGAGCCCGTGGTAAAACCCCACCAGCCTGGTCCACACTGCCACAATTGAACCTCCCTCCCCTGGCTATTCTGAAGCTCCCAGGGGTGGATGCGCCATCAGCAttccccagctcccagagtgaagcaggcagagcctggaggcTCCTCAcgggcagccaggagagcacaAACAAGGcaagctctgcccacagccctggggactgGGAGCCACTGCCatggctgggaagcagagggcCTCCTACCTTGCTGATTCTCCTGCAGTTCTCCCGGAGCACAGTGTGGGTGTTCCTGGCCACCCTCCAGACCACCAGCTCCTCGGGGCCCTGCAGGGTGTCCCCCGCCTCCCGCAGGGACATGCTGATGTTGTAGATGGACAGCAGGATCCTCTGGTCctgcagggaagcacagggcagggagggaggctcCATGGCtccctgggggctcagcccagccatgccccagccccaggtgtcTCTGTGCTCACCTTGTCTGAACGACAAGCGGGCCCAGCCCTCCCGCTCCTGTACACTGACCCAGTCAGGTTCCTCTGCAGAAATAGAGCAAAAACATCCAGCAGCTcacagatcagtgcctgccACCTGGAGCAAGGATCCCCCATTTAAACACAACCACAATCCCCCGTTTAAACAACAAACCCCAACCCTGCTGGCAAAGCAGCCAGCTCCACATTGAGGTTCCCTCctcagggctgcatccagcccagcagcacccccaggccagggctggccc is a window from the Ammospiza nelsoni isolate bAmmNel1 chromosome 12, bAmmNel1.pri, whole genome shotgun sequence genome containing:
- the LOC132078788 gene encoding ammonium transporter Rh type B-like, with translation MVVPPSTYPRRLLPLFLGLFQGALLLFFALFVTYDEPSAQAEDTSLVANQVYSTFPFFQDIQVMLVVGLGLLLTFLPRYGLSALTHNFLLLNFSMQWALVLQGLLHHFHHGQIHLDLHKLLLSVFAAVTVLISVGAILGRASPCQLLVMATCEIPLYLASEWVIVTCLGVQDVGGTITIHIFSCYFGLGVSKALFRATQQPLHPKETPTTSSDLMSVVGTLILWVFWPSFVAVLCQPGDAQHRAILNTLLAMSASAITTMVASSLLDRDGKLRPGHLQNGSLAGGVAIGVLAEMPVPPAAALALGSLSAVLCVLGFRFLTPLLARKLTLHDQCGIHNLHGLPGILGAAASVVAVLLSPAGGNASEAVLEGQWGSRGAGGQALCQAAGLAVAVAASLLAGLLTGSALRLPCLARPPERLCFEDSLYFKIHDQAESPGPDCSAEEGALALKEQV